The following coding sequences are from one Lolium rigidum isolate FL_2022 chromosome 6, APGP_CSIRO_Lrig_0.1, whole genome shotgun sequence window:
- the LOC124666569 gene encoding probable aldo-keto reductase 1 isoform X1, translating into MAETPLIPRVRLGTQGLEVSKLGFGCMGLTGAYNSPLGDDAGIAVIAHAFRRGVTFFDTSDVYGPHTNETLLGKALKQLPREQVQVATKFGIQRDAHGTGTVCGRPEYVRACCEASLRRLGVDHIDLYYQHRIDTTIPIEDTIGELKKLVEEGKVKYIGLSEASPDTIRRAHAVHPITAVQMEWSLWARDIEPEIVPLCRELGIGIVPYSPIARGFFGGRGVTEQVSAESNLKGHPRFSAENLEKNKILYLKMEELAKKHQCSPAQLALAWVLHQGDDVVPIPGTTKIRNLDSNIDSVKVKLIEDELKEISDQIREEDVAGGRQYTSFAHTTWNYADTPKK; encoded by the exons ATGGCGGAAACCCCACTGATTCCTCGCGTCAGGCTGGGCACCCAGGGACTGGAG GTGTCTAAGCTGGGGTTCGGGTGCATGGGCCTGACGGGCGCGTACAACTCCCCGCTCGGCGACGACGCCGGGATCGCCGTCATCGCGCACGCCTTCCGCCGCGGCGTCACCTTCTTCGACACCTCCGACGTCTACGGCCCCCACACCAACGAGACCCTCCTCGGCAAG GCGCTGAAGCAGCTGCCGCGGGAGCAGGTGCAGGTGGCCACCAAGTTCGGGATCCAGCGGGACGCCCACGGCACGGGCACCGTCTGCGGCCGCCCGGAGTACGTGCGCGCCTGCTGCGAGGCCAGCCTGCGCCGCCTCGGCGTGGACCACATCGACCTCTACTACCAGCACCGCATAGACACCACCATCCCCATCGAGGACACG ATTGGTGAACTCAAGAAGCTCGTGGAGGAAGGGAAGGTCAAGTACATTGGACTATCCGAGGCGAGCCCCGACACCATCAGGCGTGCTCACGCCGTGCACCCGATCACCGCCGTGCAGATGGAGTGGTCTCTGTGGGCTCGCGACATCGAGCCCGAGATTGTGCCTCTCTGCAG AGAATTGGGGATTGGAATTGTTCCTTACAGCCCGATTGCTCGTGGATTTTTCGGTGGAAGAGGGGTCACAGAACAAGTGTCTGCTGAATCTAATCTG AAAGGACATCCACGGTTTTCGGCAGAAAATCTGGAGAAGAACAAGATTCTTTATCTGAAAATGGAAGAACTGGCCAAGAAGCACCAGTGCAGCCCTGCCCAGCTAGCTTTAGCTTGGGTTCTGCATCAAGGGGATGATGTGGTTCCGATACCAG GGACAACTAAGATCAGGAATCTAGACTCCAACATTGACTCTGTAAAGGTAAAGCTAATAGAAGATGAACTGAAAGAAATCAGCGACCAGATACGGGAAGAAGATGTGGCCGGCGGAAGGCAATATACTTCTTTTGCGCATACCACCTGGAATTATGCGGACACACCAAAGAAGTAA
- the LOC124660687 gene encoding psbP domain-containing protein 5, chloroplastic-like has translation MAAALLSLPSSASSSSSTLHHRGKSTVGVGACTPSSRRSARVLVSCSCTPSSGNRGLERRHLVLSGLVSSFAIVLPVPGEGTHTYSCSLLNCGTQSYAAAELDDDVKMAMLVDETNAYSFLYPVQVPGKKSSFRWVESRKSERYSSAAPLSPDARQRIVSERLDMINNAVISVSIGPPSSRFLPSKDKTTWAAKDVADCVLSDKSSLKVTTSQRMAESSVLDAHTTDVDGQPYWFYEYIVRKSPTKSAPEPNLFRHNVACTAERDGYLYTLNASTLSKQWESMGPLLQKAVASFHLLPPTEKYVPPYQDPWRFW, from the exons ATGGCGGCAGCTCTTCTGTCCCTCCCaagctccgcttcctcctcctcctccacgctcCACCACAG GGGCAAGAGCACGGTCGGTGTAGGAGCGTGCACTCCATCATCCAGGAGGAGCGCCCGCGTGCTAGTTTCGTGTTCTTGCACGCCCAGTTCAGGCAACCGCGGGCTGGAGAGGAGGCACCTTGTGCTGTCCGGCCTGGTTTCCTCTTTCGCAATTGTTCTCCCGGTTCCAGGTGAGGGTACTCATACATATTCGTGTTCACTCCTCAACTGTGGGACAC AATCCTATGCTGCTGCCGAGCTGGATGACGATGTGAAGATGGCTATGCTAGTagatgagaccaatgcatattctTTTCTGTACCCGGTCCAAGTGCCGGGAAAGAAATCCTCATTCAGATG GGTAGAGTCCAGGAAATCCGAGCGATATTCCTCTGCGGCGCCACTATCTC CCGATGCGCGGCAACGGATTGTGTCGGAGCGACTCGACATGATAAACAATGCTGTCATCTCAGTCTCG ATTGGGCCACCAAGTTCACGCTTTCTGCCTTCGAAAGACAAGACTACTTGGGCTGCAAAGGATGTTGCTGATTGCGTTTTGTCTGACAAATCTTCATTG AAGGTAACGACAAGCCAGCGAATGGCGGAGAGTTCTGTCCTTGATGCACATACTACAGAC GTTGATGGACAGCCATACTGGTTTTATGAATATATAGTTCGGAAATCACCAACAAAATCT GCACCAGAACCTAATCTGTTTCGGCACAATGTAGCATGCACTGCTGAGCGAGACG GTTATCTGTACACATTGAATGCTTCTACTCTCAGCAAGCAGTGGGAATCT ATGGGACCTTTGCTGCAAAAGGCCGTGGCATCTTTTCACCTTCTTCCCCCAACAGAAAAATATGTTCCTCCTTACCAGGATCCTTGGAGATTTTGGTGA
- the LOC124666569 gene encoding probable aldo-keto reductase 1 isoform X2 codes for MAETPLIPRVRLGTQGLEVSKLGFGCMGLTGAYNSPLGDDAGIAVIAHAFRRGVTFFDTSDVYGPHTNETLLGKIGELKKLVEEGKVKYIGLSEASPDTIRRAHAVHPITAVQMEWSLWARDIEPEIVPLCRELGIGIVPYSPIARGFFGGRGVTEQVSAESNLKGHPRFSAENLEKNKILYLKMEELAKKHQCSPAQLALAWVLHQGDDVVPIPGTTKIRNLDSNIDSVKVKLIEDELKEISDQIREEDVAGGRQYTSFAHTTWNYADTPKK; via the exons ATGGCGGAAACCCCACTGATTCCTCGCGTCAGGCTGGGCACCCAGGGACTGGAG GTGTCTAAGCTGGGGTTCGGGTGCATGGGCCTGACGGGCGCGTACAACTCCCCGCTCGGCGACGACGCCGGGATCGCCGTCATCGCGCACGCCTTCCGCCGCGGCGTCACCTTCTTCGACACCTCCGACGTCTACGGCCCCCACACCAACGAGACCCTCCTCGGCAAG ATTGGTGAACTCAAGAAGCTCGTGGAGGAAGGGAAGGTCAAGTACATTGGACTATCCGAGGCGAGCCCCGACACCATCAGGCGTGCTCACGCCGTGCACCCGATCACCGCCGTGCAGATGGAGTGGTCTCTGTGGGCTCGCGACATCGAGCCCGAGATTGTGCCTCTCTGCAG AGAATTGGGGATTGGAATTGTTCCTTACAGCCCGATTGCTCGTGGATTTTTCGGTGGAAGAGGGGTCACAGAACAAGTGTCTGCTGAATCTAATCTG AAAGGACATCCACGGTTTTCGGCAGAAAATCTGGAGAAGAACAAGATTCTTTATCTGAAAATGGAAGAACTGGCCAAGAAGCACCAGTGCAGCCCTGCCCAGCTAGCTTTAGCTTGGGTTCTGCATCAAGGGGATGATGTGGTTCCGATACCAG GGACAACTAAGATCAGGAATCTAGACTCCAACATTGACTCTGTAAAGGTAAAGCTAATAGAAGATGAACTGAAAGAAATCAGCGACCAGATACGGGAAGAAGATGTGGCCGGCGGAAGGCAATATACTTCTTTTGCGCATACCACCTGGAATTATGCGGACACACCAAAGAAGTAA
- the LOC124660686 gene encoding probable aldo-keto reductase 1 has protein sequence MAETPLIPRVRLGTQGLEVSKLGFGCMSLSGSYNAPLADDAGIAVIAHAFRRGVTFFDTSDVYGPHTNETLLGKALKQLPREQVQVATKFGIRRDTFGTGTVCGRPEYVRACCEASLRRLGVDYIDLYYQHRIDTTIPIEDTIGELKKLVEEGKVKYIGLSEASPDTIRRAHAVHPITAVQMEWSLWSRDIEPEIVPLCRELGIGIVPYSPIARGFFGGRGVTEQVPAESNLKGHPRFSAENLEKNKILYLKMEELAKKHQCSPTQLALAWVLHQGDDVVPIPGTTKIKNLDSNIDSFKLKLTEDELKEISDQIREEDVAGGRQYAFFAHTTWKYADTPKK, from the exons ATGGCGGAAACCCCACTGATTCCTCGCGTCAGGCTGGGCACCCAGGGACTGGAG GTGTCTAAGCTTGGGTTCGGGTGCATGAGCCTGTCGGGCTCGTACAACGCCCCGCTGGCCGACGACGCCGGGATCGCCGTCATCGCGCACGCCTTCCGCCGCGGCGTCACCTTCTTCGACACCTCCGACGTCTACGGCCCCCACACTAACGAGACCCTCCTCGGCAAG GCGCTGAAGCAGCTGCCGCGGGAGCAGGTGCAGGTGGCCACCAAGTTCGGGATCCGGCGGGACACCTTCGGCACGGGCACCGTGTGCGGCCGCCCGGAGTACGTGCGTGCCTGCTGCGAGGCCAGCCTTCGCCGCCTCGGCGTGGACTACATCGACCTCTACTATCAGCACCGCATAGACACCACCATTCCCATCGAGGACACG ATTGGTGAGCTCAAGAAGCTGGTGGAGGAAGGGAAGGTCAAGTACATTGGGCTGTCGGAGGCGAGCCCCGACACTATCAGGCGTGCTCACGCCGTGCACCCGATCACCGCCGTGCAGATGGAGTGGTCTTTGTGGTCTCGCGACATCGAACCCGAGATTGTGCCTCTATGCAG AGAATTGGGGATTGGAATTGTTCCTTACAGCCCGATTGCTCGTGGGTTTTTCGGTGGAAGAGGGGTCACGGAACAAGTGCCTGCTGAATCTAATCTG AAAGGACACCCACGGTTTTCAGCAGAAAATCTGGAGAAGAACAAGATTCTTTATCTGAAAATGGAAGAACTAGCCAAGAAGCACCAGTGCAGCCCTACTCAACTAGCTTTAGCTTGGGTTCTGCATCAAGGGGATGATGTGGTTCCAATACCAG GGACAACTAAGATCAAGAATCTAGACTCCAACATTGACTCCTTTAAGCTAAAGCTAACAGAAGATGAGCTGAAAGAAATTAGCGACCAGATACGCGAAGAAGATGTGGCCGGCGGGAGGCAATATGCGTTCTTTGCGCATACCACCTGGAAATATGCAGACACACCAAAGAAGTAA